A portion of the Bacteroidales bacterium genome contains these proteins:
- a CDS encoding TolC family protein → MMVIRKCLLTFIILGLIYEGFGQEKSETAVKNQFTLEEAVQYAIQNGYDVKSKGIDLTVAKKKIWEVTAMGLPQVSGSVAYQHVFEVPVLSFGYAFDPSSLPSGVNLTKQDIIDAYKPATPISLGVANNTTWDVTVSQLIFSGEYIVGLRASKVFREMSEQNLTKSYEDIKESVSTSYYLALVIDENVRILKETQQITDSNLKDLVAMGDQGLVEQTGVDQVRIIKSTIDNAVSSLERAAVVSKNLLKFQMGLPIESEITLTDKLDKYTDESFFTPYMGEKFDVTKTMDYQILETGVKLQKLNWDREKTTFLPSLAGYFRHYEQLKSASFNFQPKNVAGINISVPIFSSGMRGVKVQQARLNFEKMKLSQQQATEGLNLQYQNTFNEFQTAFSSFITNKKNMELAKRIFDQTMIKYKEGVSSAMDLNTAENQYLTTQRDYFSALNSLLTAKVKLNKLLSKN, encoded by the coding sequence ATGATGGTGATACGTAAATGTCTATTAACGTTTATTATTCTAGGATTAATTTACGAAGGGTTTGGGCAAGAAAAAAGTGAAACCGCTGTAAAGAATCAGTTTACTCTTGAGGAGGCCGTTCAATATGCTATTCAAAATGGTTATGATGTAAAATCAAAAGGTATAGATTTAACTGTTGCTAAAAAGAAAATTTGGGAGGTAACTGCAATGGGTTTGCCGCAGGTAAGTGGCAGTGTGGCTTATCAGCATGTTTTTGAAGTACCTGTGCTAAGCTTTGGTTATGCTTTCGATCCTAGTTCATTACCTTCTGGGGTAAATCTTACCAAACAGGATATTATTGATGCATACAAACCGGCTACTCCTATTTCTTTAGGGGTTGCAAACAATACAACCTGGGATGTAACAGTATCTCAGCTAATCTTTAGTGGTGAATATATTGTTGGTTTACGCGCATCCAAAGTTTTCCGAGAGATGTCCGAGCAAAACCTTACAAAGTCTTATGAAGATATAAAAGAATCGGTCTCCACCTCTTACTATTTAGCACTGGTAATTGACGAAAATGTTCGTATTTTAAAAGAAACACAACAAATTACCGATTCTAACCTAAAGGATCTAGTTGCAATGGGCGATCAGGGACTTGTTGAGCAAACTGGTGTAGATCAAGTAAGAATCATCAAATCTACTATCGATAATGCGGTAAGTTCGTTGGAAAGGGCAGCTGTTGTATCAAAAAACCTTTTAAAATTTCAAATGGGCTTGCCAATTGAGAGCGAAATTACCCTAACCGATAAGCTTGATAAGTATACCGATGAATCATTTTTCACCCCCTATATGGGAGAAAAATTTGACGTTACAAAAACCATGGATTACCAGATTCTTGAAACTGGAGTGAAACTTCAGAAACTTAACTGGGATAGAGAAAAAACGACATTCCTACCTTCATTAGCAGGTTATTTTAGGCATTATGAGCAGCTAAAATCGGCAAGTTTCAATTTTCAACCCAAAAATGTTGCTGGTATAAATATTTCGGTTCCAATATTTTCCAGCGGAATGCGTGGTGTGAAAGTTCAGCAGGCTAGACTTAATTTCGAAAAAATGAAATTATCACAACAGCAGGCAACTGAAGGATTAAACCTACAGTATCAGAACACTTTCAACGAATTTCAAACCGCCTTTTCAAGCTTTATAACTAATAAGAAGAATATGGAGTTGGCTAAAAGGATTTTTGATCAAACTATGATAAAGTATAAGGAAGGAGTTTCTTCTGCAATGGATTTAAATACAGCCGAAAACCAATACCTTACAACTCAAAGAGATTATTTTTCGGCGCTAAACAGCCTATTAACAGCAAAAGTTAAACTCAATAAACTACTTTCAAAAAACTAA
- the rsgA gene encoding ribosome small subunit-dependent GTPase A: MKLEDLGYNDNLEKFRIENNLESFEIGRIIAEHKERYIVRALNGEFEAEITGNMRFTANSREDFPAVGDWVALATYDPDFAIIHKIFPRFSTIKRQAVAQFGEVQIIATNIDYALLLQAIDRDYNINRLERYLTICNSSKVSPIIILTKTDLIDETRISEIVESIKTRIKNTPVIAISNITMNGYEAIKNCIEKGKTYCMLGSSGVGKSSLLNNLAGKTVMRTDAISQTINRGKHITSHRELIILENGGILVDNPGMREVGIADTSDGLELTFDLIIKLSQNCKFKDCTHTNEIGCSVIEAVDKGEMDRSSYENYLKIEKEKAFFESTVVERRKKDKEFGKMFKNYKKDLKKNKY, translated from the coding sequence ATGAAATTAGAAGATTTAGGATATAATGATAATCTGGAAAAATTCAGAATTGAAAATAATCTCGAAAGTTTTGAGATTGGAAGGATAATTGCAGAACATAAAGAACGATATATTGTCAGGGCGCTAAATGGTGAATTTGAGGCAGAGATAACTGGTAATATGCGTTTTACTGCTAATAGCCGTGAAGATTTTCCAGCAGTAGGCGATTGGGTTGCATTAGCAACTTATGATCCCGATTTTGCAATTATTCATAAAATATTTCCCAGATTCTCAACCATTAAAAGACAGGCAGTTGCTCAGTTTGGTGAGGTTCAAATTATAGCAACAAATATTGATTACGCCTTACTACTTCAAGCAATTGATAGGGATTATAATATCAATAGGCTTGAAAGATACCTTACCATTTGTAATTCATCCAAGGTTAGCCCTATTATTATACTTACCAAAACCGATTTAATAGATGAAACTAGGATATCGGAGATAGTAGAAAGCATAAAAACTCGAATTAAAAATACTCCAGTTATCGCAATTAGTAACATTACAATGAATGGTTACGAAGCCATAAAGAATTGTATTGAAAAAGGAAAAACATACTGTATGCTTGGTTCCTCTGGCGTTGGAAAATCCTCCCTTTTAAATAACCTTGCGGGTAAAACCGTAATGCGAACGGATGCAATAAGCCAGACTATTAACAGAGGGAAGCATATTACAAGCCATAGGGAATTAATTATTCTTGAAAATGGTGGTATACTAGTTGATAATCCAGGTATGAGAGAGGTTGGTATTGCCGACACCTCAGATGGACTAGAATTAACCTTTGATTTAATTATTAAACTTTCCCAAAATTGTAAATTTAAAGATTGTACGCATACCAATGAAATAGGCTGCTCTGTTATTGAAGCAGTAGATAAAGGTGAAATGGATAGATCTTCGTACGAAAACTACCTTAAAATAGAAAAAGAAAAGGCATTTTTTGAATCAACAGTTGTTGAGAGACGAAAAAAGGATAAAGAATTTGGGAAGATGTTTAAGAATTATAAGAAAGATTTGAAGAAAAATAAGTACTAA
- a CDS encoding efflux RND transporter periplasmic adaptor subunit, translating to MKTKLLILLLGILVVSCNKGDNKQAELAKLKEQRQAIDEKIKNLESEVQKVAGVTLNPEKFKFVGVTEVKTSPFDHYTRAQGKLDGEQNASVFAEAPGTVLAKYADVGQHVVKGQILAQLDDDQYRKQLESLETQYKFVADMFDKQKRLWDQKIGSEVQYLQAKSNKESLEQQIASLKQQIEKFKIKSPVDGNIEECNIRVGGMVSPDPRQVAYRVVAFRNLKVTAEVSEAYSSRVQKGDKLLVNFPDINQQVETKVDFVSQYINPVNRTFIIETRLSNPIQDLKANMIAIIQINDYHTDNAVVLSMNVIQTDAKGSYVYVIRPKDKYNAAYKQPVKLGISYNGLAEILEGVKPTEKVISLGYQELIDGEYVRF from the coding sequence ATGAAGACAAAATTATTAATACTACTCCTAGGCATTCTAGTGGTTTCTTGTAATAAAGGTGACAATAAACAGGCTGAACTTGCTAAGCTAAAGGAACAACGTCAGGCTATTGATGAAAAAATTAAGAATCTTGAGAGCGAAGTACAAAAGGTAGCTGGTGTAACATTAAATCCCGAAAAATTTAAGTTTGTTGGGGTTACTGAGGTTAAGACTAGCCCTTTCGACCATTATACCAGAGCACAAGGTAAATTGGATGGTGAGCAAAACGCCAGCGTTTTTGCCGAAGCACCAGGAACCGTATTAGCAAAATACGCTGATGTTGGCCAGCATGTAGTTAAAGGTCAGATATTAGCCCAACTTGATGATGATCAATATCGTAAGCAGCTTGAAAGTTTAGAAACCCAATACAAATTTGTTGCTGATATGTTCGATAAACAAAAACGTCTTTGGGATCAAAAAATTGGTAGTGAGGTTCAGTATCTACAAGCCAAATCCAATAAGGAATCGCTTGAGCAGCAAATTGCCTCTTTAAAACAGCAGATTGAAAAGTTCAAAATAAAATCCCCAGTTGATGGTAATATTGAGGAGTGTAACATTAGGGTAGGCGGTATGGTTAGCCCAGATCCACGTCAGGTGGCATACCGTGTTGTTGCTTTTAGAAACTTGAAAGTTACGGCCGAAGTATCGGAAGCATACTCTTCAAGGGTTCAAAAAGGAGACAAGCTGTTGGTTAATTTCCCTGATATCAACCAACAGGTTGAAACCAAGGTTGACTTTGTTAGCCAGTATATTAATCCTGTAAATAGAACTTTTATAATCGAGACTAGGCTTTCAAACCCTATTCAAGATCTAAAAGCCAATATGATTGCAATTATTCAGATTAACGATTATCATACCGATAATGCGGTTGTACTCTCAATGAACGTAATACAAACCGATGCTAAAGGGAGTTACGTATATGTAATCCGTCCAAAGGATAAATACAATGCAGCATATAAGCAACCTGTAAAACTTGGTATAAGTTACAACGGATTAGCTGAAATCCTTGAGGGTGTTAAGCCTACTGAAAAGGTTATTTCATTGGGTTATCAAGAACTAATAGATGGAGAATATGTAAGATTTTAG
- a CDS encoding tetratricopeptide repeat protein produces the protein METINSKNINAGTINAGNVQLGDNYYKSIEYLDMEKNISRLKELIELAKTTEKKIQYNQELQEEEDKLEGFKKGVISLAETFQKIVIDTERLKTAQQLFNEGKFKEARAILDTEQIGTEQEKLLKRKSELQNQSQQNIEDLHNNANEYLVLAMLTAIDFELENRFEKTIEYFELSLRSERNAENLYFFASFLGKHNQNNKSEPLYEELLSVCRILAETNPKTYLPNVAGILNNLATLKSKKNEFGKAEQIFQEALSLFKTLSKTNPKTFIPFVGMTITNLGNLYRTKNEFGKAQLAYQEALAIRRTLVETNPKIYLPDLAVTLNNLAVLQQDKNEFGEAEQSYQETLSIYRTLAETNPKIYLPNVATTLNNLANFQQTKKNEFEKAQQAYQEALAIRRTLVETNPHAYLPDLADTLNCLAVLLQSKNEFEKAEQSYTEALSIFKTLAETNPQTYLPDVAGNLNNLAVLQNDKNEFGKAEQSYQEALSIERTLAETNPQTYLPIVAGILNNLANLQLAKNELGKAEQSYLEALSIKRTLAETNPQTYLPDVAGTLNNLAALQRTKNEFWKAEQSYQEALSILITLAKTNPQTYLPYLAVTQINLGIFYLESKVDRDLSIQFIDEAIENLLPFGEIPYIQNYLQSAFGVLTKWGIDVEEYLKDKAASNPES, from the coding sequence ATGGAAACAATTAATTCAAAAAATATAAACGCAGGTACTATAAATGCGGGTAATGTTCAATTAGGGGATAACTACTATAAAAGCATAGAATATCTGGATATGGAAAAGAACATTTCCCGGTTAAAAGAGCTTATAGAATTAGCTAAGACTACCGAGAAAAAAATCCAATATAATCAAGAATTACAGGAAGAGGAAGATAAACTTGAGGGTTTCAAAAAAGGGGTTATTTCGCTTGCCGAAACATTCCAGAAAATAGTAATTGATACCGAAAGGTTAAAAACCGCCCAGCAGCTTTTTAACGAGGGGAAGTTTAAGGAGGCACGGGCTATACTAGATACCGAACAGATTGGAACAGAACAGGAGAAGCTACTGAAACGCAAATCGGAACTGCAAAACCAGTCCCAGCAAAACATAGAGGATTTGCATAACAATGCCAATGAATATTTGGTACTTGCAATGCTAACCGCAATTGATTTTGAGTTGGAGAATCGCTTTGAAAAAACAATAGAGTACTTCGAATTATCCCTACGCTCGGAAAGAAACGCCGAAAACCTATACTTCTTTGCTAGTTTTTTAGGAAAACACAATCAAAATAATAAATCGGAACCTCTCTATGAGGAGTTACTTTCGGTATGCCGAATCCTAGCCGAAACCAATCCCAAAACCTATTTACCAAATGTTGCAGGGATTTTAAACAATTTGGCGACTTTGAAGAGTAAAAAAAATGAATTTGGAAAAGCCGAGCAAATATTTCAGGAAGCTTTATCTTTATTCAAAACTCTTTCCAAAACCAATCCTAAAACCTTTATCCCATTTGTGGGAATGACTATAACTAATTTGGGAAATTTATACCGAACTAAAAATGAATTTGGAAAAGCACAACTAGCATATCAGGAAGCCTTAGCGATTAGGAGAACTCTGGTTGAAACAAATCCCAAAATCTATTTACCTGATTTGGCTGTTACCTTAAATAATTTGGCTGTTTTACAGCAGGATAAAAATGAATTTGGAGAAGCCGAACAATCCTATCAGGAAACCCTTTCGATATATCGAACCCTCGCCGAAACCAACCCCAAAATCTATCTACCAAATGTAGCAACTACGCTAAATAATTTAGCAAACTTTCAACAAACTAAAAAAAATGAATTTGAGAAAGCACAACAGGCATATCAAGAAGCTTTAGCTATAAGAAGAACTCTCGTAGAAACAAATCCCCATGCCTATTTACCCGATTTGGCGGATACCTTAAATTGTTTGGCTGTTTTACTGCAATCTAAAAATGAATTTGAGAAAGCCGAACAATCTTATACGGAAGCACTATCGATATTTAAAACTCTCGCCGAAACCAACCCCCAAACCTATTTACCCGATGTGGCGGGTAACCTGAATAATTTGGCAGTTTTACAGAATGATAAAAATGAATTTGGGAAAGCAGAGCAATCTTATCAGGAAGCACTATCGATAGAAAGAACCCTCGCTGAAACCAACCCTCAAACATATTTACCCATCGTGGCAGGTATTTTAAATAACTTGGCTAATTTACAACTTGCTAAAAATGAATTAGGAAAAGCAGAGCAATCTTATCTGGAAGCACTATCGATAAAAAGAACCCTCGCCGAAACCAACCCTCAAACCTATTTACCTGATGTGGCGGGTACATTAAATAATTTGGCGGCTTTACAGCGGACTAAAAATGAATTTTGGAAAGCTGAACAATCGTATCAAGAAGCCTTATCGATACTTATAACTCTCGCCAAAACCAACCCCCAAACATATTTACCCTATTTGGCTGTGACGCAAATAAATTTGGGAATTTTTTATTTGGAGTCAAAAGTGGATAGGGATTTATCAATTCAATTCATTGATGAGGCTATTGAAAACTTATTGCCTTTTGGGGAAATTCCATATATCCAGAATTACCTACAAAGCGCATTTGGTGTACTTACTAAATGGGGAATAGATGTGGAGGAATACCTAAAAGATAAGGCAGCAAGCAACCCTGAATCATAA
- a CDS encoding tRNA/rRNA methyltransferase: MNIAFILVEPAVPENVGAAARAIKTMGFTELRLVNPCDYLSIKAKMLAHASNDILENAKVFSTLADAVADLDFTIATSAKQRWVKVDIIPNDKLVTFLDGKGNTISNIGIVFGREESGLSNEEINLCNRVSTIPLASPYPSINLAQTVMIYAYTLSSISQQVDNSVEEEINPESFRMLQQRVKELLTIANITPDMLIYGRIHERITALNASDIRLLHSITSKLLDSIKG, from the coding sequence ATGAATATTGCCTTTATCCTTGTTGAGCCTGCTGTACCCGAAAATGTTGGTGCTGCTGCACGAGCAATTAAAACCATGGGATTTACCGAATTACGTTTAGTAAATCCATGCGATTACCTGAGTATAAAGGCAAAGATGCTTGCTCATGCCTCCAATGATATTCTTGAAAATGCCAAAGTTTTTTCTACCCTAGCAGATGCTGTAGCTGATTTGGATTTTACCATTGCCACCTCGGCAAAGCAACGATGGGTTAAGGTTGATATTATTCCAAACGATAAACTTGTAACGTTCCTTGATGGGAAGGGGAATACAATATCGAATATAGGAATTGTTTTCGGCAGGGAGGAATCGGGTTTAAGCAATGAGGAGATTAACCTGTGCAATCGGGTTTCTACAATTCCACTTGCATCCCCCTACCCTTCTATCAATCTTGCTCAAACGGTTATGATTTATGCCTACACCTTATCATCCATAAGCCAGCAGGTAGATAATAGTGTTGAAGAAGAAATTAACCCAGAGAGTTTTAGAATGCTCCAGCAAAGGGTTAAGGAGCTTTTAACCATTGCAAATATTACCCCCGATATGCTTATCTATGGTAGAATCCACGAACGAATAACAGCCCTTAATGCCAGTGATATCCGATTACTCCATTCAATAACCAGTAAATTGTTGGATTCGATTAAAGGGTGA
- a CDS encoding TetR/AcrR family transcriptional regulator, translating into MNEEQKKILLKVGELYNKYGIKSITMDDVARELGISKKTLYQFVSDKDDLVGKYIESEIEQRQEAICKCFGEGFNAIEELFEISLFMNKIIRNQNPTTEYDLKKYYPHHFQKIVKVRRERMYNYILLNLRKGKEEGLYREELNEEVIAKLHLSRAENVHFTEIFTIEEFTSIKLFLELLIYHVRGISTEKGINVLEKKIKELESVTLNN; encoded by the coding sequence ATGAACGAAGAGCAAAAAAAGATATTATTAAAAGTCGGTGAACTGTACAATAAATACGGTATCAAGAGCATTACCATGGATGATGTTGCTCGAGAATTAGGCATTTCCAAGAAAACTCTTTACCAGTTTGTTTCCGATAAGGATGATTTGGTTGGTAAATATATTGAGAGTGAAATTGAACAAAGACAGGAAGCAATTTGTAAGTGCTTTGGAGAAGGATTTAATGCTATTGAGGAGCTATTTGAGATTTCACTTTTTATGAATAAAATTATTAGAAATCAGAATCCTACAACCGAATATGATTTGAAAAAGTATTACCCACACCATTTTCAAAAGATAGTAAAAGTCCGTAGGGAGAGGATGTACAATTATATACTGTTGAATCTTCGAAAGGGAAAAGAAGAAGGGTTGTACCGTGAGGAACTGAACGAAGAGGTAATTGCCAAATTACACCTTTCTCGTGCCGAGAATGTTCATTTTACCGAAATATTTACAATTGAAGAATTTACATCAATTAAACTATTCTTGGAATTGTTAATCTACCATGTTCGTGGTATTTCAACAGAAAAAGGGATAAATGTTTTAGAAAAAAAGATTAAAGAATTAGAATCAGTAACATTAAATAATTAA
- a CDS encoding YccF domain-containing protein, whose product MKILGNIIWLLFGGIFIFIEYLVGGLVLCITIIGIPFGLQVFKLAFVSLWPFGTNIESNPNSNGCLNVLMNIIWLIFGGIWIALSHVVIGLLLAITIIGIPFALQHFKLAAVALSPFGKTIR is encoded by the coding sequence ATGAAGATTCTTGGAAATATTATTTGGCTGCTATTCGGTGGAATATTTATTTTCATCGAGTACTTGGTTGGCGGGCTGGTGCTCTGTATAACCATTATTGGTATTCCTTTCGGATTACAGGTGTTTAAACTCGCATTCGTTTCGCTTTGGCCTTTTGGAACGAATATAGAAAGCAATCCGAATTCAAACGGTTGCCTGAATGTTTTAATGAACATTATCTGGCTAATCTTTGGTGGTATTTGGATTGCGCTAAGCCATGTAGTTATTGGACTTTTACTGGCAATCACTATTATTGGAATTCCGTTCGCTTTGCAACATTTTAAACTTGCGGCTGTTGCGCTATCACCATTTGGCAAAACAATTAGGTAA
- a CDS encoding beta-galactosidase, translated as MKKLVFSLLILSIVSLSSHSQSTKHSFAFSNTDFLLDGKPYQVISGEMHPARIPAEYWRHRIQMAKAMGCNTIAACVFWNYQEISEGVYDFSTWNRNLAKFISIAQEEGMMVLLRPGPYVCAEWDFGGIPAYLLRIPDIKVRCMDMRYVKAVENYLSKLAEIIKPLQVDNGGPILMLQVENEYGSYGNDREYLKSLSDIWRRNGITIPFFTSDVPNQYMLEAGSIKGCAGGLNPGSDQGNFDLAYQMNPGVPVFSSQTYTGGLTHWGEQWAKPDSIALLKEVKFLMDTKKSFNLYVIHGGTNFGFTSGANSGGKGYEPSVTSYDYNAPINEQGLPTAKYFALRKLIGSYLANGNKLPDLPKPISTIEIPEIGMKPFSSIWDNLPTAVQSVQPKPFEVLDQNQGFMIYKTTLIGHKSGKLDITNLHDYATLFLNGKYIGKLDRKEENTTIRIPKSDVKDPILEILVEGMGHINFGQHIVDRKGITDRVTLNGMTLMNWEIFKFPMNDDFIASLKPSANFSKPGIFFKGSFTLSNAADTYFDLSNYSKGVVWVNGHNLGRFWEIGPQKRLYCPACWLKNGDNEVVVFDLNQVDPKTIKGMKTLE; from the coding sequence ATGAAAAAATTAGTCTTTTCCTTGCTAATACTTAGCATCGTAAGTTTATCATCACACTCGCAATCTACAAAACATTCATTTGCTTTTAGCAATACCGATTTTCTGCTCGATGGCAAGCCATATCAGGTTATTAGTGGCGAAATGCATCCTGCACGTATTCCTGCTGAATATTGGCGTCATCGTATTCAGATGGCAAAAGCAATGGGATGTAATACAATTGCCGCTTGTGTTTTCTGGAATTACCAAGAAATATCCGAGGGAGTTTATGACTTTTCGACATGGAACAGAAATCTTGCTAAATTTATTAGCATCGCACAGGAAGAGGGTATGATGGTATTACTAAGACCGGGACCTTACGTATGTGCTGAGTGGGATTTTGGGGGTATTCCCGCATATCTTCTTAGGATCCCTGATATTAAGGTAAGGTGCATGGATATGCGTTATGTAAAGGCTGTAGAGAACTATTTATCCAAACTTGCCGAAATTATTAAACCCCTACAGGTTGATAATGGCGGGCCAATACTAATGCTTCAGGTAGAAAATGAATATGGTAGTTACGGAAACGACCGTGAATATTTAAAATCCCTATCAGATATCTGGAGAAGGAATGGGATAACAATTCCTTTCTTTACCAGCGATGTGCCAAACCAGTATATGCTCGAAGCGGGTAGTATTAAGGGTTGTGCAGGTGGTCTCAATCCTGGATCGGATCAAGGAAACTTTGATTTAGCTTATCAGATGAACCCTGGGGTTCCAGTATTCAGTAGCCAAACCTATACGGGTGGACTTACCCATTGGGGCGAACAGTGGGCAAAACCTGATTCAATCGCCTTGCTAAAGGAGGTGAAATTCTTAATGGACACCAAAAAATCTTTCAATTTATACGTTATCCATGGCGGAACAAACTTCGGTTTTACCTCTGGTGCTAATTCCGGCGGAAAGGGTTACGAACCTAGTGTTACAAGTTACGATTATAATGCCCCCATCAACGAGCAGGGTTTGCCAACAGCCAAGTATTTTGCGCTTCGTAAGTTAATTGGATCATATCTGGCTAATGGAAACAAACTTCCCGATTTACCCAAGCCAATTTCTACAATAGAAATTCCAGAGATAGGGATGAAACCATTTTCATCAATCTGGGATAATTTACCTACAGCAGTTCAATCGGTACAACCAAAACCATTTGAAGTGCTAGATCAGAATCAGGGTTTTATGATATATAAAACAACGCTAATTGGTCACAAAAGCGGTAAACTAGATATAACAAATCTTCATGATTATGCTACCCTATTTTTAAATGGGAAGTATATCGGGAAGCTTGATCGTAAGGAAGAGAATACTACCATTAGAATCCCAAAATCGGATGTAAAAGATCCAATTCTTGAGATATTAGTTGAAGGAATGGGACATATTAATTTCGGTCAGCATATAGTCGATCGTAAAGGTATTACCGATAGGGTTACCCTAAACGGGATGACCTTGATGAACTGGGAAATCTTTAAATTTCCAATGAATGATGATTTTATCGCTTCATTAAAACCTTCGGCTAATTTTTCCAAACCCGGGATCTTTTTTAAAGGATCTTTTACTCTGAGTAATGCGGCAGACACCTATTTTGATTTGTCTAACTATTCAAAGGGGGTTGTATGGGTAAATGGACATAACCTTGGGCGATTCTGGGAGATTGGACCACAAAAACGTTTATACTGCCCTGCTTGCTGGTTAAAGAATGGGGATAATGAGGTTGTTGTCTTTGATCTGAATCAGGTGGATCCCAAAACGATTAAAGGGATGAAAACGCTTGAATAG